Genomic window (Culex pipiens pallens isolate TS chromosome 3, TS_CPP_V2, whole genome shotgun sequence):
CTGCATTGCTTCTCTTATACTTgtagtgaaaattttgatttaaaaataactcgCTTGCCGCCGTCCGTAATTATCTTTTTGGTAACAATGTCTCCCCAATCATCAATACTCGTCCTGGTACTAGAAGGTCCAATCCCACTTGGTATGGTCAATTTCGTTCCGAACCACGTCGATTGCGGTGTTGCGTGAGTTCACCTTCCGGACAAAGACCCGCCGGTTGCCGATCGGTTGCAGGGCCCGGTAGTTGTCCACCATCGGCGATCCGTGCATGCCGGTGTCGAGCTGCAAGAAAACGAAATTTTTAGTCTCCAACTAATTGGTCCAATCATCAGCGCCACTTACCACGCGGAAGCGTCGAATTTGCGTGAGCGAAATGGTCAGCAGGTCGGGGAAGAGCACCCACGTGACGGCCTCGGAGCAGGGTGGCGTCGTCAGCGAACCCTTGTACGTGTAGAACCGGGTCCGGTCGAGCTGGCCGAGCAGCGAGTTGAGCGTGAAGGTAAAGTTAAGGGACGCCTTCTGGTCGTACTCCTCGATCAGGGGGAACGAACGCAGCAGGTAGCCGATTTCGGAACTTTCCTGCTCGACCACCTGGTAGAAGAACCCGAGCACGGTTAGGCCGTCCGAATACCCGAGCGCTTCGGCGacgtttttgtactttttgttgCGGTGGATGATGTGCATCTCCATTGGGTATCTGGGGAGGGGGAAAGACAGTTAGAAACAATCTTTAAATATGTTGGGTAGAATTATCTgtagcaaaatacaaaaatttaaaaatttgccgATATGTTTTGTTctggaatttgaaaagaatagaaaaaaaagagcaAATAGATATGTTTCTGTTAATTTGGTAATTGTAATTATATTTGTCTATTTGGCAAATAGatatgtttttgttattttgtaattgtaattttgtttGTCTACGATTACTGTTAGTCAGACTTTTTATCAGGGAATGGAGGTGTACAAACcagaaatttaaattgatgCTTGGAAACAAGgatgaaacatgaaaattttaggttttttctagtgattctaaaaaaacaaatcaaatttcaacctTTATATtaaagctaataacttttcagcaaaaaatcctaaaaatacggtgtcttcgggaaagttgttcaaaatttaattaagaccCTACATCTATGAATTGATAATgattgaaaaactaaaaaagttgcttatctccatacattttgtcgatttttcccattaaaacttcaagcgattagagggaggggctcccgtggtcagaatgagctcaaatttggagtttaGCTTAGTCATGGGTCAATctatgatttcagggggtagccccaaaaaagcccggatttggaccaccctaatgattaaggttattctttttttttagttttaaaaaaattaaaaaaaaaaacatttttcccttagaatttacaatattttgcgATCTGTGTTCCCAACCTTCTTTTTGAAAGCTTAAAAGGAAAACAgcattcgattcgaaaaaaaaattctccggTCGGgctcatgttttttttgtttggccataagggtgacctacgccgtgctgGGGTGgtccattttcgtcgattttctcaaaaatcatttttttcacaaaatcgtaattccgcaccatttcaaccgattttagctccCTTGGACACAAAGGAAAGGActttta
Coding sequences:
- the LOC120418992 gene encoding carbonic anhydrase 7, which gives rise to MKRFAAEVARMAWVMLAVLVVVQVATVSGAGHHRFGYTKPEQRRWSKAHESCAGKHQSPIAISSGRAISLNIPAIEFVGYNNLLPGPITMHNNGHSVSFSIPKTDPSKGRHPYIFGGKMENEYELEGLHFHWGDKNNRGAEHVLNDVRYPMEMHIIHRNKKYKNVAEALGYSDGLTVLGFFYQVVEQESSEIGYLLRSFPLIEEYDQKASLNFTFTLNSLLGQLDRTRFYTYKGSLTTPPCSEAVTWVLFPDLLTISLTQIRRFRVLDTGMHGSPMVDNYRALQPIGNRRVFVRKVNSRNTAIDVVRNEIDHTKWDWTF